The genomic interval accactatggagaacagtatggaggttccttaaaaaactaaaagtagaaccgccatatgatccaacaaccctactcctgggcatatactctgagaaaaacaTAAGCTGAAAAGattcatgcaccccaatgttcactgcagcactatttacaacagccaagagctggaagcaatctaaatgtccatcaacagagaaatggataaagaagatgtggttcatatatacattgtaatactactcagcaataaaaaagaacaaaataatgccatttgcaacaacatggatggacctagagattatcatattaagtgaagtaagttagacagaaaaagacaaatatatcattcatatatgaaatctaattaaaaatgatataaatgaacttattcacaaaatagaaacagagttcCAGAcagttgaaaacaaacttatggttaaccAAAAGGAAACATTGCAGGGAGGTGGGGGTTTTAAATCAGGATCTTGGGTTCTTTTTTACCTTCTggcataagattttccaggcttATCTTGTAATGTCCCTGAAATCAGCCTTTCCTTCTAGGATACCTAGTTCCTTTTATTGGAAAATCGTATTTAGAAACTAAGATTTGGGTGCTAGGttgcttccctcgtggctcagagagtaaagaatctgcctgcaatgtgggagacccaggtttgatccctgggtcaggaagatcccctggagaaggaaaaagcaaccaactccagtattcttgcctgggaaatcccatggacagaggagcctggcgggctacagttcatggggtcacaaagagttggacacaactgagggactaacacttttggGAAGCTTCTGCCCTCAAGAATTCTCCCAGGTATTCACTCATatttacatataaacacacagctatatttattttattatctatgTATTGAAACTATGCATTCACAGCGATTTCCCCAATTTCAGTAAAGTATCAGAGTTCCTTTCAGTTTTCTACTTGTCTATACTTGTAACTCCCTTCTCTGGCAGTCAGAAACTTGGGTGACTCTCATTACCTATATACAGTTACTTTTAATCAGTCTCCCTGTATTTGACGATCTCCTCACCCCAATGGGACTCCAACTCCTTGCAGTGGGCTGACTTACTTCACAGAAATCCCCCAATAATCCATGGGTGCCCTCTTCACTCTGCTCAGGCTTTGATATCCTGTGCTGGGCTGCCACTCCCCTCCCCTTATTCCTTCCCCTTGTTCACTTGGGCTCTGACACACACtcagagaatgcaatggcaccccactccagtactcttgcctggaaaatcccatggatggaggagcctggtaggctgcagtccatggggtcactaagagtcggacatgactgagcgactcactttcacttttcactgttatgcattggagaaggaaatggcaacccactccagtgttcttgcctggagaatcccagggacgggggagcctggtggcctgccgtctctggggtcgcacagagttggatacgactgaagcgacttagcagcagcagcagcagctgacacaTTATCCACACCTATGACATGTGGACTCCTACCTCGTTCATCCCTGCCTAATGGCCTTTGGACTCAACTATTCAGcaacaggaagaggaagaagacaatTTGTTTTATAGTTCATATGTTCTTGAACCTGATGAATCATACTTAATATAAATGATACAATTCTGGACTTGAACCTGAAGTTATAATGGGATGAACCTTTGGAAAATTTGGAGTGGGGAAGATTAATGTATTTTACATGGGGGAGGAATTGAAATAATTTGTGGTCTCTGGGCAAACTGCAGTCAATTAAAAAGGATGGCTGCCAATTCTTTACCCCTCCTCTTATCAAGTGGTAGAGTCTATTTTTACTCCCCTTGAATCTGAATTCTGCTGTAATTTATCTAAAATGCTCACACGGACTTcactggtggcacagtggataaaaatccacctgccaggtcaggggacacaggtttgatccctggctggagaagatcccacatgctgcagagcaacaaagcccagtgagccacaactactgagcctgcactcttgGGCCCAAGAGCCAgaaatactgagcctgtgtgtcacaactaaggAAACTCATGTGTCCTAGAGCTGCAGCTACTAAAGCCTgcatgcctggagcctgtgcttcacaagagaagccaccatagtgagaagcctgcgcagctcaaacagtagcccctgctcactgcaacaagagaaagcatgcgtgaagcaacaaagacccagctagccaaaaataaatacataacatgagaataaagaaagaaaatgcccacAGACCTGACGCTTAAGGCTAGGCCCTCTGGGATGTGCATCTTCTCCCCTTGTTCTTGAAATGCTCATTCCAGGAACACACAGTCAAGTTTGTGAGAAAACCCAAGTAGCCACATGAGAGGCCCTTGTGGAGAGGCTCATGTGAAGAACCGAGACTCCTGATCCATGACCCATTCTGACCCAACCCCAAAGCAGTGCCAGCTGCCAGCCATTGTGAATGACACCATTTTGGAACTTCCAACTGTGCCACTGCCTCAGCTGACACCACGTGAAGCAGAACTGCTAGTTTACCCACAAAACTGTGATAAAGAAATGGTTAATTTTAAGATACTAACCTTTGAGATGGTGTgttatacagaaataaataactgaaataactatccaccatgtgccaggcactactcTATGCTCTTCTCACCTACTAgggtgaaaaaaaatgtaaaatgacagGTGCAATGAGGGTACTATAAGAGGGCAGAGGAAATCACTAACCAGTTGAAGGCAACCTGCAGGGAGAAGCAgtcagctgggtggttctgggAAGATCAGCATTGGATGGGTAAACATCAAACCCAGATTCCAGCTTTTGTCCAATCAGCACTGCAGCTTCCTCCTTCTGGTATCTCTTCATGGTATTAATTTTTCATCTGACAAAGTCAAGagtgaaaagaactgaagaaggTTATCTtgggtctgtttctgtctctAACTCTATTTCAGGTTTAGACAGCTGGGCAATGTTGTCCTGGGTGGCTTTTGACTTTCTGGACCTTTCTGAAGCAAGAAACTGACCAATTCTAGGTACCTTGGGATGGGGGAGCTGTTGAGGCTGTGTCAAGCCTCAGTGGACTCTGTGTGTTCCCAAGAGATGGACAGTAAGCAAGTGTTGttcctttttctgctttctgGCCACAGAGAGGGTCTTTGGGTAGGTCTGTGACCCTTAACCTCCGCTCGATTCTGTCTCTTGGTCATTTTCTGGACATATAAAAGAGACACCTCCATTTTCCCCTCCTCACCTTTTTCAGAAAGGGGACTATTCTGACCCATCCTCACTCAGTAGCCAGGCATTTTTCTCTAGGCATAGACAGCTGGTGCCAGCTTTACCCTTACCAGTTCCCTGGTGAACAACTCTTGACTTCTGTGTTTGAAATGCAATAGTTCCTCCCCTCTCCCGTTCCCACATTATCAAGATGATCATAAGCATTCATTagcaatatttgtaaaatatgcaaaatatttaatatacttaGTAGTAGttttagtcacccagttgtgtctgactctttgcgacggaATGCACTATAGGctgctagggtcctctgtccatgggattcttccggcaagaatactggagttggttgttgttacattctccaggggatcttcccaacccaggggttgaacctgggtctcctgcgctgcagacagattctttatcgtttgagctacagggaagtatACTTACAAATacgtaaaataatatatttaacaaatattctaGGTATTTTAACAAATGTCTATTCAGTGCCAACTATGTCTGTGGTCCAGTTCTAGAAGCTGAGGATATAGTAGTAAACAAGAGAGAAAGTTCCTACACTCATGCATCTGATCTcctaatgagagagagagagacaacaataaattaaatgtttaatttggGGTAGTGATAACTACTCCGAAAAAAAATCAAGCAGGTTAAGCAGATTTGGGTGGGCGGAACTATTCTACATAGGTTAGTCTGAGAAGCCCTCTCTCATAAGGTGACATTTGAGAGATCTGAATGTAAAATAGGGCTaagtagtgggcttcccaggtggctcagtggtaaagaatccacctgccaatgcaggagatgtaggagatgcaggttcaatccctcagttgggaagatcccctggagaaggaaatggcaacccactccagtatccttgcctggaaaatcccatggatagaggagcctggcaggcagcagtccaAGGAGTtgaaaagaggcagacacgactgattggGCACAGGAGGCATTTCCTAGGTGTTTCAGGTTAACTGAACAGCAAATACAAACATCCCGAGGCAGGAAGAAACAAGGTAAGTTCAAGGAATAGCAGCAATTAGGTTAGTGTGTTAGTGTGGTTAAGCAGGTAGAGCATGGTACAGGATGATAGCAGAAGAAAGTGATAGGGGAATAGAGATAGAAATCAGATAAGACAGGGCTTCTACAGATGTGGAGTTTtttctaaatacatattttttttctaaatacgtgtctgactctttgcgaccctatggactgcagcccaccaggctcctctgtccatgggattctccaggcaagcatactggagtgagttgccatttcctcttacagggaatcttcctgacccaaggactgcacccacgtctcctgcctcttctggattaacaggcagattttttaccactgagccacctgggaagccctttttctaAATAAAGTGACATGAATTGATTTATGATTACAATGATCTCCCTACATGCTTAGAAAATAGATTGGGGAGGGGGCATGGTGAAGGTAGAAGCAGGGTGACCAGTTTGGAGTCTACTTTATAATCCAGGCCACCACGATGGTGGCTCGGTCTAGGATGGTTATAGCAGAGTTACGAAGTGGTTGATTCTGATAATTTGAAGGTAGCACTGACAAGACTTGCTGAGGGGCTGGAAATGGCctttaagaataagaaaagcaCACCAAGGACACCTTTTAGGTTTGGGGCTTGGGGAAATGGATGAACAACAGAGAGATGAACAGTGGAGAACGCCATTCTCTGAGGCGAGTAAGAATGGAATGGAGTGTAGGGAGTAGGTTGTTGGGGGCAGAACGTGTTGAGTTTGAGATGCCAGTAGGAGAGGCAATTGAATATGAGTTGGTTGGTCAGGGCTTGGGATAGAAAATTTTGCAGTCATCAGCCTGCAGATATTATAAATCACCCCTAGGGAGTGTACACAGAAAAGAACATTCGTGGACTATTATGGGCTGGGGCCTTCAACAACCAGGAAAGAGGAGAAGCCCATGAAACAGAGTGGCGGCCAGTGAAGTGAGGAAAGCGTGGTGTCCAGGAAGCCAAGTGAAGAAAGGAGATTCTGTGTGATCACAACCACGTGTCAActcctgagcctcaattttctcatctgtgaagtggtgAGAGTAACAACTGCCTACTTCTGGCATTAAGACTGAGGCAACATACGTAAAGCAGTTACACTTGTGTCTGACTGGCTGTAGGAAACTCTTTCAGTGTATGGTAGCACTTTAGAGTAGGCTGCCACAGCCCCTCAGCTGCCCCATCCACCAAAGTGATAGCACCTCCATGAGTCCTCAGGAATGAGGTGCCTGCCCACTGAGGCAATCAGGTGGGCCCGGGTCAAATCTGAAGCAAGCGACTTCAGCGCCTAAACCTCTCACCTAGACagcttcccagagaaggcaatggcaccccactccagtactcttgcctggaaaatcccacggatggaggagcctggtaggctgcaatccatggggtcactgagtcggacacgactgagcaacttcgctttcacttttcactttcatgcattggagaaggaaatggcaatccactccagtgttcttgcctggagaatcccagggacgggggagcctggtggctgccgtctatggggccacacagagtcagacacgacttaagtgacttagcatagcatagcatagacagCTTCCAGCCCTTATCTGCAAATCAACAAGTGGGAAATAATGGTTTCAGAGCCAGATTTCTGCCTCTGCCACACACCAGCTGAGCAAGTCTTAAATTTCTTGAGCCTTGaactctatctgtaaaatgggaacaatccCCTACTTCATGGCACTGAGTCCAGGTCCGTTCATACTGTAAATAAAGCCAGCTGCTCTTCCTGTGCATGGCAGCGTAGGAGTTACTTGGGCTCCAGGACATCCTCCCATGCAATGCATGGTGTGGGATGTGCTAGAACAGGCACCCACACACTCCCAATCCGAGCTGGGTGGGTCTCCGATATCCCCTAGCCTGGGCTGTCGGACAGTGAGTCCAGAGAAGCTTTGTCCAGAGAAGCTTCGTCCACTTTCTTTTCCGCAGGATGCCAGGTGAGCCACGCCTCCTTGCTGGGCCCCCCACCTTCCCAGCTTGGTAGAGGGACCTAGCTCCGCCTAGGGAGGGGGTTCGAACCTCCCTAAGAATCCTTCCGCTGTCCTACCTCCCGCTGGGCATCGAATCCGTTTCTAGAGCAACCTTTCTCCGCCCTATTCGtggaccgccccccccccccacccccagatctaCCGAGGTCCACCGTTCGGGAAAGCTGCCTCGGCCCCAACCCCTCCAGACAACCACCagcctgccctcttctcctccctcttctctgacGCCGCGCCGCAGGCCCAGGCGCGTACCCCTGCTCTTTAGCCCCGCAGGAAGTGGCGGCGCCTCTCGGGGGCAGCtcggaggaagaggaggaggaagcgaGGCTTAGTAGGGACCGAATCCTCACGGTGCGGGCTTGAGAGGAGGGCAGCGTGGGAACCCGACAGCTCAACGCGGAGCCTGCGTGCTGCCAACCGCCTGCCCGAACGGCTCCGCCCCGGTAGCCCGGGTAGCCCACCCTCCACAGGCCCCGCCCCTCAGCTCGACCACGCCCACCCACTAGGCCCCGTCCCAGGAGGCCCCGCCCTCCAGCTACAGTCCCGAAAACTCTGCTTCTACCGgggccctgcccccgccccgctGGCGGCCCCGCCCCAGCCCGCGCCCGCGCCTTGGGCGCACTTCTGCTGGCTGGGCTGCTGAGCCGGCCAGAGTCGCCGAGATCCGCCGCCTGCCCGCCGGTGCCGCTCCTTCGCCTCCCCCCGCCTCCCGTCCCTCCCCCAGTTGCTGCGGTCTGGCAGTGCCTGGCTGGCGGCCCGCGGGCGGGCCGCCTTCCTCGCGGTAGCCCACCCCCCTCTTAAAGCGGCGGCGGGAAGATGAAGTTTCGGGAGCCGCTCCTGGGCGGCAGTGCCGCGATGCCGGGCGCGTCCCTGCAGCGGGCCTGCCGCCTCCTCGTGGCTGTCTGCGCCCTGCATCTTGGCGTCACCCTCGTCTATTACCTGGCCGGCCGAGACCTAAGACGCCTGCCTCAGCTGGTCGGAGTCCACCCACCGCTTCAGGGAAGCTCTCACGGCGCCGCCGCTATCGGGCAGCCCTCCGGGGAGCTCCGGCTGCGAGGGGTCGCACCGCCGCCGCCTTTGCAGAACTCTTCCAAGCCGCGCTCGCGGGCCCCCTCCAACCTAGACGCGTACTCTCACCCCGGCCCTGGCCCGGGCCCGGGGAGCAACTTGACTTCGGCCCCAGTGCCCTCCACCACAACACGCTCGCTGACCGCATGCCCTGAGGAGTCCCCGCTGCTCGGTAAGATCCCCATGGAGGTTCGCCCATGCCCTCTTCCACGACAGACAGCCCCCCCTGTTCCGGATCAGAGCCCCTAATCCGCAGACAGAGGTTCCGGGCTGGATTGGGGTGAGAGGTTGGGAGGTGAGTCCCTTCGGATTCATGGAGGCTGAGTCGGGCACGGTTTTGGAAAACCTTTAGGCCCCTCCGACCCCAGAACCGGAGAAGGCCTTGGAGACTTCCCAGCTGTGGCCCAAACCTCAAAAAGTTTCGGGAGTTTGAGTCCTACTAATTCGGAGCAGCCTTCGCCCTGCTAACTCTGCTTAGGGACTACCAGGCAGCTCAGAGTAACCCTCTTTAGCTTAGAAAATTGATGATGAGGCCTCCAGCAGGGAAGGGAGCAGACCTCCCAGGTCACATCTCTGTCTTCGGTAGACCCATCGTCTCCTGAGTGTGGATTAACTTTATTCCTAAGCGTTTGGGAACGTGACTTGTCCCTAAACCTCTGgtttttcatctgttaaatgggaataaGAAGGGTTACCTGTTTCAGGGGACTCTTGGAAGATTAGACGAAGCAGTGTAAACAAGAGTTTAGTTTACTGTGGGTAAGCCCTCGGTAGATTGTCACTATTGTGTTCAGTTCCTCCTCTCTATAGATGCCTGCCCTGGGGCCCTCCTCCCCAGCTTCCTGCCCATGTAGGTTCCCAAAATGTCTGTGAGCGGGGCCCTCCCAGGGGCGGAGTGTATTTGTACCAGTGTAGTGTGTGTATCCTGGGAGCTGGAGGGCTACAATGTAACCAGTTAGTACCATGTTGTCCCTTCCTTGGTAGCAGCCTGGAGTCTCAGGTATCTTGCCCAGATGATCTGAACTGGCGCCTACAGCCTGTGTTTCAGTGGGAGCAGAGAGCTTGGGTTGGTGGGTTTGCGTTCCTTATGTCAGGAAGAGGCTGAGCCCGTGCCCATCGGAACCTCCCCTAGACCTGTAATCCACTGGCAGTGAAGCTTAAGGCAGCCACAGGTTGCTCCCAAGATTACCAGACAGGTGGCTGCTCAGTTTCAATGCCAGGATGTCGAGAATGTCATTCTGAATGAGGGACCCAGCAGAAGGGCAGGCATCTTGCCAGTAGGAACTGTCACTTTTTCGAAGAGCCCTGGCAGAGCAAGCCTCCTACATGCTCTTGCTCAATTTTTCCAATAATTACTTCAGTATTTTCATATCAAGTTTGGGAGGATGTTCTTGGAATTGGTCGGACATGaattgaggttttgtttttttttttttttttttttaaaccagaagcTTGAATTCCTTTGGACTTGATGGTTAGTCTGGGTGACTAAAACTGGTcctggaaatgaaatgaaatcttgGCCATGCTGCTGTGTGTCTGACCTCAGACATGTTATGGGGTCCTCAGAATCCctttctcatgtgtaaaatgggctTGTCCATGCCTAACTCACAGGGTTATTTTTAGGACTATATGAGATTGTGTTTGTTAAGTACATGCAAATAGGACCCAGGATTTGAAGTTCCATTTTGTCAGCCTCTGGAGATGGCCCTGAACAGCACAGAAAGGGGAAGAGAGCTGGTGAGTCTTCACACcccagagggacttccctagtggctcagacggtaaagagtctccctgcaatgcggtaaaaaaaaatctgcctgcaatgcaggagacccgggtttgatccctgggttgggaagatccccagaaaagggaatggctacccattccagtattcttacctggagaattccatggacagaggagcctggcaggttacagtccatggggtcgcaaagagtcggatacaactgagcgattaacatgCCAACGGAGGCCAGATTTtgaccttttgtttttaattgttgcCCAGATATTAtgtagaaaggaagagaaatcctCTAGCAAATTAAAGGAACGTAACCCAGAGTTCATTAGAATGGTGTTTGAAGTATGGGACCTTCTCAGTGAAGCGTGAGGGGCTGCAGTGGCCTGtgttctctttgttttgtttcgtAATGATGTTGCTGGTGATGGGTGGCCAGTCACTTGTTTCTGAGTTGACTCTGACGGCACAAACAGACTTCCTGAGAGAGAAAGTTTTGGAGAGCACAggtttggggtggggagaggccctGGGCCTTCTCTAGCTCGTCCACCTTAATG from Bos mutus isolate GX-2022 chromosome 8, NWIPB_WYAK_1.1, whole genome shotgun sequence carries:
- the B4GALT1 gene encoding beta-1,4-galactosyltransferase 1 isoform X2; this translates as MKFREPLLGGSAAMPGASLQRACRLLVAVCALHLGVTLVYYLAGRDLRRLPQLVGVHPPLQGSSHGAAAIGQPSGELRLRGVAPPPPLQNSSKPRSRAPSNLDAYSHPGPGPGPGSNLTSAPVPSTTTRSLTACPEESPLLVGPMLIEFNIPVDLKLVEQQNPKVKLGGRYTPTDCISPHKVAIIIPFRNRQEHLKYWLYYLHPILQRQQLDYGIYVINQWGPFAFPC